GGACATCATCATTACAGCCCATGGGAAGCCCACCGCAGTTTTACATCATGTCGATGCCGACGACCTAGAGGATTATCTGTTCGAAAACGACCCGGCATTCAAGCGGAAAATCGAGGAGTCTTGGCGGGAGTATCTTGCAGTTGGCGGAACTCCGATTGAAAAAACAATCGAAGACCTTGAAAAGCGCCGTATCAGTCAAAAAAGCTAAGGTCGTCCTGGCTCCCTCAGCAGAGCGCGACCTGAGGGCACTGGAGCCGACTCCTGCGCTCTTGCTGTGCCGAGACATAGCC
The nucleotide sequence above comes from bacterium. Encoded proteins:
- a CDS encoding type II toxin-antitoxin system prevent-host-death family antitoxin, which codes for MKELKQKTRELLKAAKKEDIIITAHGKPTAVLHHVDADDLEDYLFENDPAFKRKIEESWREYLAVGGTPIEKTIEDLEKRRISQKS